Below is a genomic region from Pseudochaenichthys georgianus chromosome 13, fPseGeo1.2, whole genome shotgun sequence.
TGTGCAGACGGCTGAAACTGCACAGGATCCTCAGGAGCAGCAGCCACCGCAACAACCACCTAATGCATGGCAGGTCATTAAAGGGGTCCTCTTCAGGTGAGTGTCCCTTTTTGTCTTTTGATATGGCAGACTCACCCTTCCATCAGATCCCCTCCTACAGATATAACTTTAGATGTAAGGTGGTGTCTAAATTCATATAAAAGCTGGGTGCTACTTAGCTCAAGTACACTATGCCTCAGATCTCTGTGCAGAGGTTTAAGTCTGTCGCTTGCCTTTACCCATATTGGCTCTATTACAAAATGGTCGTCTCGTCTTTTTCCGTGCAAATTGCAGCATAAATAAACCAGACTATTGTTTCAGTGGTAAAACATCATCGCTTTATTTCACATTTAATGATCTGATGCACTTGTCTAATCTCTGCAGTGGAAGAACTCTGTAGTTGTAGACTGCTGTAGTTTTCGGAATATATTAATATCTAGGGCTATCGTTTGTATAACCAAACATACAAAATCCCCAGCAAGAAGTAAGGGCTATTTTGCGCTGCATTAGTCATGCAAAGCACAGCGTGTGTGGAGCTGGTACCAGTGTAGTAGTTTTTTTTAGCAACTAGTTTGAATAAAACCTCTATGTTTGGTTTCCCCGGCCTCAGGCAAGCAGCTGCTTTGCCTGCCGACCAGCAGACCTTGAAGGGAAATAACAAGTCCACTTATTAGATGCACATATTTGATTGAATTAACCATATGAATTATATAGTATATTGACAAAAGACTTTAAAACACATGTATTATTATGATCTGGGAATATATAACTTTTTATTAGTAAACATTACTGTTCAGAAATTACCATCATTGCCATATGATTGTAAACAGTGGCaggcgccagagtatttttgttgggtaatctatggtagggctaacccatacagtggtggggctcaagtcagtatttgtaatgtaaAAACATACACGCTATATTGCACCCCTTGATAGTGAAACGCCACACGTgaggcttttattagcttttattagtctccttttatcagctaaattacatcgagtgcaacaggtgtgagttaaacaatacaatagcctattctgctaattccacattgttacaacatgctacgcagcggcagaaacaagaaaagttggcatatagaattgacacggagagagagagagagagacagacagagagagactgaCATAGCACACAACAGGTTGCCTGTGTCTCTATTGTCATACAAAACACCTTTTCAAATGACCCATTATTgcaaaaatatattcaaaactcactattcactcttcaggtgggtcgtgtgactctggcacctgttcgacttgtacctcaatgcgagggcgtttaagaacaaatctatctatccgaaatatacaattaatcctagaagttctgctgtctggctgcaatttactcggcgcgagtttGGGGACTTTTCACTGTGAATGTGACGTatcagtaatgcatgacgcagcagacccaacgtttcgttgctccgattggctgtaggtctattcaaattgcattcggaggcattttgatccGACCGCGGCtgcgctgatattataacgcgagagaatttccacacctttagtgtataaaactcccccactacttagactattccttgcacccctctagcataaggccgaatggtctcaaccatattgccAGTAAggtgcacttgttgttacagctggatcagtttgtgtgttgtggacacaaccggtagattttcgcaatccgtgttctcaacatgcttactTAAACATACTTTTTCATGGTCGGGCTAAggtagggctaagccatttcttggtatggctgtagcctaccccagccataccctggcgcacCACTGATTGTAAATGAAAGAAAagaatttcctttttttttgacagttcaactaaaattcacaCAATTCTCGACGGAACATAAAATTGCTTCAAACTATCACATATAAAAAATACCTATGCAAAAGTGTTAACGAATGATTCGTTGAGTTTTGTCAGTTTGCCTGGCGGTGATTGAATTTAGCTTTTAACATCCGTcacaaggtttaaaaaaaaaaaactcggcctcgctcggtttggttaggccttattaggcccggctcactttaatgctgcgcttccattacagttttggaactggggtagttactatagtaacgcagtgtaggcggagccgtgacgtcatcttcaatgagcgccccaaaaaacaacacagccattagctcttagcactcagagctcacagctctttatatctgttcagaaactagacaaaagttaaacaagtacaaaccacagactgcctgtgtcatggcgaatacagtcactggtttatttatgtctgtataggccgttgttgtgagtgtggacggtcggagcatatataacgttagcttagccaaactacatttagaaagcacgcattttaaagggtttttcgcctgccgtctgtctgcagacttgtcaaagcattaattcatggtttttactaaccggtatcagtatgttgttacttcggcatcattttgaaacgtgtattacaattaaatcacggtcaaatatgttcatcttgttgtagttgtagcccccttgccagcgattctctctctagtttagcatactcagcccgattgttcctggccctagaaccacgatttagtcgggccagaaaaaaggtgaaaaagtagccccgggccaaaactaggccaagtggaaacgcaaccaaaaacgggccctgcacggctcggcacgcttaaagcgagctacccgctgcagtggaaacgcgccataagtaaaaaataaactcAGAAAAATAATATCAGATAGAAAATGCAACATTGTATGTCTTCACTTCTaaatgtgtttctttaacactagaaccgccaacgggtcaatTTTACCAgcagctgtttttttattgtatgtaacttttttcaataaaatattaacgtctcccagtccgtgacttttcctgaaagtgtgttatgtaacaccccgtgttgttaaaaattgtcaatatgaagtcagattgaaaaaatcgtTTTTTatgtaaatccacgtttattctgaaatgagccgttgcgacttccgactgatttcgatagagcgggtcacatataatatgaaaaactgagagtccacagattatattggtatacatgtcatccctgtgcgatcaaaactcaccgttctgtatggtacattgtaccttggaaatcaatagcgggtaaactttacccgttggcggatataggtatacATACAGCGAcccctggcggttctagtgttaacggTCATTTATTAATTCTGCAAGAAAAGGCGCCTCTCTTAAAGTCTCAATGTTAGATTAGATTAGCTACCTTTTTAGTTTTCCCTTCCTTCATGGATCAAGAGGAAAGGTcttaaaacaatatttttttctcaaagtaatttaTGATAAGGCACCCAGTAAAATttacaaacacatttaaaaggaAACATTGGcaattttcaaccaacaattgttatctttttttttgtattccctATTTACCAAGTCTTATTTTCCTGACTCTTTTTTTCAATTCAGAATCTTCATAATCTGGGCGATCAGCAGCTGGTTCCGTCGAGGGCCGTCCACTCCTGACCCCAGCACTCCAGGCGGGGCCCCCAGTGTACCGAGCAGGAACCTGTTCCCCAAAGAAACCCTCATGGTATTAAACCCTCCTCTCTGTCCATATCCTCTATCTGCATGGCAACCTGTTCTTAATTGAATTGAGGGTGTTCATTCTTAAACATCCCTCACACTCTGATCCCCTGAAGAGTTTTACAGCAGCCCAGTGTTATCGCTTCTTTCAGAACAACTCACAAGCCAACCCCCATCTCTGATATATCATAAACACCTTTTTATTTTCTCACCATCCCTACAGGACCTGTATGTGTACTTGTCCCCAGATGAGGTGTTCACTGACTTCAACAACACAGAAGCCCTGTTCTGGTTCCACAGGGACCTGGTCTATGGAGACTGGAACATCGGGGAGAACGGGGACGGCTGTTACGAGCAATATAAGGATATGGAAATCCCAGAGGTGAGGAGGAAGGGAAGGGGCTATATGAGAGATATGCAGCTGGGGAAAGAGGTGACCAACAGGTAAATGTTCAGTAAATGAGGAGGACGGTCAACCACACAGAGCACAGTTAGCAAAGAACATGACAGAATGATTGAATCTAAAACACTTCTTCCTGTTTGGTGTGTTTTTGCAGTTTTTAATGCAGAACGGTTCCATATACATGCACGTCTACTTCACTAAAACTGGATTCCACCCAGACCCCAAACGCAAGGGGCAGTATCGCAGACTGGCAACAGTTCATTCATCACGAAGTAAGCACTTGTAGAAAACGCATACATTGGAAACTTAAATGAAATGTATGGTCATTTTTAAGTGTTAACCCTTACTGTTTACTATTTCAGTGCTGAATAAATTTAAGCGAAGGAAGTTTATGAAGACCAAGAATCTGCTAACGGGAGAGACGGAAGCGGATCCCGAAGTGATCAAGGTACATAGTTTAATTTGACTtattagttgttgttgttgtctatCATGTAATGCTAGACTGCTAAATTGACCGCTATATCACAGACTTTAGGTGATTGGTAGAATATGAATGATTTTACTTTGTGTTGTTCCTATGATGAATAGAAATGGAATTGTTTGTTCACTAAATACATTAATTTCCATGCAAATTATTACATAGTCTGTATCACACTTTCTCAGTCTCTATCTACAGTTACAGTAAAGATCAACAAGCACACATCAGCAATACATTCCAGCTTGTTCCTTCAGTAGAGCTATACAAAAAATAGAATGAATCGGGGTCAAATCAATATTGACAGATGTCAAATATTAAAACGAATGTGTTTCCTCCCAGCGGGCGGAGAGCCATGGTCCCGTGGAGATTATCTCTCACTGGCACCCCAACCTCACCATCAACATGGTGGACGACCACACCGCCTGGGTCAAGGGCTCTGTTCCCCCTCCTCTAGATCAGCGTAAGTTCCTTCCACTGAAACGCTTGCCTTTTATGCACATTGGCTACATTTGAAAAGGTCACAACTACAAAAGCTGTTTCATCTGGTTTGCATGAAGTTATTTTTGTGTCATCAAGCCTGACTTTTGAATGCTCTGTTCTTCTTCGACTAGATGTCAAGTTTGATGCTGTCAGTGGCGACTACTATCCCATCGTGTACTTCAATGACTACTGGAACCTTCAGAAGGACTACTACCCCATCAACGACACCCTGACGACTCTCCCACTGCGCCTCGCCTACTGCCCACTGTCCTTGTGGCGTTGGCAGCTGTACGCCGCCCAAAATGCACGATCCCCGTGGAACTTCCTACCAGACGACACCTACGAGCAGTCGGATGAAGACCAAGACTCTGTCAAGGTGAGAAAACTAATTGCATTAGACTTAATGTGGTGACGTGGAATTAGTTATTTAATGCAGATTTGCTTTTAGGTACCTTAAGGTTGAGTTGCAAATACAATGGAGAAATAACTGATGGGGTATTATAAAATGAAACCTGAGCTGTATGATGTATCATTATGCGATTTTCCCATTTTATTGgaatgattttctttgttgacagatttaaaaacagaatacTCTTAATTACATGGCCTTGGTGTGAAATGTGAATGTCTTGCATACAATATAATGCAACATAATAGGTTCTAGTGGAATACCATCATTTTTCTTGGCAATGTATGTTGATTGTATTGTAGTATATTAGTTATTTATGTTAACCTGGACAGTTTGATATATTAAAACGACTTTGTTGTCTAGATGTGTGGTTTGAGCACAAAGTAGCCAGTATTTTCAGATTCTAAacattatttcttttttttatagacGGCCCTTTTGGAAACCAACCCATACCTGCTGGGAATCACCATAGTTGTCTCCATTGTGCACAGCATCTTTGAGTTCCTTGCCTTCAAGAATGGTAAGTTCCCAAAAGCCTGTCTCCATTGAGCACTTCACACTTAGTTTGTCTTCCCCTCACCACCATCTCCTCTTCAGATATCCAGTTCTGGAACAGCCGACAGTCTCTCGAAGGCCTCTCCGTGCGCTCCATCATATTTGGAGTCTTTCAGTCTGGGGTTGTGCTGCTGTACATCCTGGACAACGAAACTAACTTTGTGGTGCAGGTCAGCGTCTTCATCGGCCTTCTTATTGACCTGTGGAAGATCACCAAGGTCATGGACGTCAAAGTAAGTCGGAGCAACACTTGTTTTTTACCATACATAAGTTTGTTGGTTTAACTGTATAAAAAGGTAACTTTATTGCATTTAAATGATCACATTTATATAGCAGTGATATATTTGTGGTCAAGTTGTGTACTTGcatcagtgttgtagtcaagtcaccaattcacgagtccaagtcactctcgagtcaccactcttcgagtccaagtccgagtcacccaaggagtgtccgagtcgagcccaagtcatcattacctgtgttcaagtccgagtcacccaaggagtgtccgagtcgagtccgagtcatcattacctgtgttcgagtcagagtccgagtcacctaagAAAAGtctgagtcacaagtcttcatgcattaatcttcgtggaaatatgtgttgaaatgtagctgctcctctacattgcttttatcctgtcatgttatactaatctgtctattgaactgctgtgaagcgagtttggctacaattcttataataggtgctatacaaatataaagcttattactgatattaatattattattatatataaataaactatatgtaaaatgagttaccttttagagaagtgattatatttgtatgccaatatgttCCTagggtaaagttttcgttttgcacttttattttgatagtaaaaaGATTGgggctcttattttgaaggaacttttaccagTTGAATCATATActgataaagatttagccccagaaagcagatggctacttagcatgcaaaatgactcattctgcatgctaagtagccatgtgctttcgtgttatctgctgaatctttatttatgtgtctctagacatctttagactggaatagcggggcccagtcCGTGAACTCGCCTCACAGGTGCACACACCAGGATAGAgaacatcagactccagagaaaatgtgctcgagtcagtgagtcaatgtacaagtcgagtccgagtgaTCGTGGGGGGAAAAATGTATGAGTCCAAGTCAGCGTATGCGATAATTCCCGAGTCCGCGTCCAAGTCATCGTGCGCGAGAATTCAAGAGTCAGAGTCCAAGTCAGCGTACGCgataattcacgagtccgagtcatcgtgcgtgagaattcacgagtccgagtcgctcagtgtccgagtcaagtcacgagtcccgaaaatcggcactcgagtactccatctctgactTGCATTAATCCCAAAACCAGTGTATGTGTATTTTTCCAACTGCAATTCCGCATGCAGTGTATCTGTACATAACTGCTTCTTGTTGTGCCCTCATAACGATATTCCAGTAACCATCTGTGTTTATCTTTCTCCAGTTGGACAGAGAGAACAAAATTTTGGGACTGATTCCAAGATTGCAATTCAACGACAAGTCAACATATGTGAAGTCTTCAACCAAAATCTTCGACGACGTAAGTTTAACCAAGACTGCACTCTTCAGATTGGTCACATTCAGAGGACCATGCTTTCAAAACGACATTTAGGGGATAATATGTAAATCACATATGAGGGACGTGTTATTTGAGCAAAAAGGCAAGGCTAAATGCACACGTCTCTGTTGGGGTTGATCAAATATCATAAGCATGTCTTGTTTAAAGTAATACTAATTTATTTGCTTTTGTAAGTCAATTTCTTATAACCCTTTCTGACCGCCCACTTTTCTCTTGTGAACAGATGGCCTTCAGGTACCTGTCGTGGCTGCTCTACCCTATCTTCGGTTGCTATGCGGTCTACAGTATATTGTACGTAGAGCACAAAGGCTGGTACTCCTGGGTACTCAGCATGCTCTATGGCTTCTTGTTAACCTTTGGTAAGTCAAATATATAAGAATTAAtactcatatatatatatgaaatgaGGCTGGGAACACTCTTTTATACGGCATGTTATTACCTCAATTCAAATATTGGATATCTGTAAGGCTTTTAACAGAAAATGAATCCTAACAGTGGTTgtctaaaatgtgtttttgaaaatataGGATGGGTAGATGATGTATAGGATTACATCTGTTATTTACAGATTTTGTTAACATGGATTTGATAAAGCAGCACACAAACACTATTTTTAGTAGTAAATGCACCGGGAAAATTcaacatattttctttatgtATTAACCCTCCCTCTGAAATAATGTTTATATTTAGTCTCTTAATGTATAATTGATTTTACCCTAGGATAATTTCCTGTCCATCTACATCATATTTAAAGGCCAGAGATGTGGCTGATTATATAATTGTCTCACTTAATTATCCTGTCTCTAAGTGGATGTTTTCACACTTGCATCATGGTTACATATCCAGCTCCCAATAGCCTCTGCTAGTGCACTGTATATTAATAGACTCCGTTATGTCGCCTGTTGTCTAATAAATTGCCTCTGGTGTAAAAATGTTTCTAACCAgtgcttcctctctctctcttctgggTGTTAGGTTTCATTACAATGACGCCACAGTTATTTATCAACTATAAGATGAAGTCTGTGGCCCACCTCCCATGGAGGATGCTCACCTACAAGGCTCTCAACACCTTCATCGATGACTTGTTTGCCTTCGTCATCAAGATGCCCATGATGTACAGGATAGGATGCCTCAGAGATGGTTTGTACTCGCTGATCTACATGTATTTTACTAGATTAAAAAAGGTTGAACAAATGTATGAGTTTATACAATTTAACATGTTATATTCTAGTTATACGTTACCTACCTCCCATAAAATGTGAACTCTGCATTAGTGCAGCTTGCTCATGAGCATTATATacatttttacacaattactgtGCCAACTGCCATCCTTCTTCACAAGATGAATAGCCTGGTTATTACCACTACAAATCAAACTTGTGAACACTAAAACAGTGAgggtttttatttcaaaattgaGAAAGAATTGATTTAATCTCTACAGCTCTAGCCTGAGAATTACACATGTAGCCTTTTCTGGCTAACTTTGGCATATTTCCAGCTATAGAATTAAAATGCAATGTCTCCGTCACATAAAGCAATAAATTAAAGTTTGATTTTGACTTAAGGACTACATTTACCCCCTACAGCTAAGTAGATGTTTTACTTGATGACATATTGTTAATGAGGGACTAGTTTCTTGAAAGTATACTTTTTTCTGACTGGACAAAACCTGTTTCCTCTCCTGCAGACGTGGTGTTCTTCATCTATCTTTACCAGCGCTGGATCTACCGGGTTGATCCCAACAGGTTCAACGAGTTTGGCACCAGCGGAGTGAAGCGTAAGCCGGGCGACCCGATAGAGACGGACCCCCTGGCAGTGATGGACGCCACAGGCGACCCGGCAGTGACGGACGACCCGGCAGTGACGGACGACCAGGCAGTGACGGACGACCAGGCAGTGACGGACGACCAGGCAGTGACGGACACCGCTCCCGTCGCCGCCGTCACAGACAAACCAGAGGGGGAGAAGAAGAACGATTAAGCAAGACACCGCCATTATTTACCTCCCTTACCCTCAGTGCTGGGGCGAAGAGGACTTGAAATGTAGGCAGGAAGTGGATTTTTCGTTCAGTAGTTATGGACAccactacaaaaaaaaaatgcagttcAACTGTTCCCTGTGATTTCTGTGTGCATCCACAGAGAAGTCATATTCAGTGTAGACTTAAATTCTTATTTCTGTTCCCCGCCCTCTCGTTTTGCAGTTCCAGTGAAGTAAAACCAAACGTGATGTACTGTATTCTGTTTGATTTCTCAGAGGGTAACAATGTCTTGGAGTAGAGGTTTGGAAGGGAACTGGTTGCAGTTATactactttttttctttttttttttaatacgagTGGAAAAGAGGCTCCGAGTCCGAGCAGCTTTTTTTTTTGGTGTAGATTCCTTGTgaatttttcttttcattccatGTGAGCACCGTGTTCAGATGCCTGTAAACTGGTTAGTGGTGCTGGAGGAAACTGGAAAGATCCTGAGCCACGAAGAAGTTACGAAAAGGGGAGGTGGTGACTGGAAACAAGATGGACGACCCTACAGGACACTACCCAGACAGTGACTACTACCCTCaattttaaacaaatgtttaaTGTTCTGAGCTGAACATAAAAAATAACAGCCTTGTTGgtattaatataaatatattaatatTGTCAATGACttgatttttgttttttagtCACTGAAACATTCTTTTGTATCTCCTCAAACTGTACAGAGTCTCAGCTTGTCATGTTATTAATGCCTATGTCAAATATGTCTAACAATAGCTAATTTAAAAGTCTAATTTTAATTTCTCCCCTCGGCTGAACGTCTGATTTCCAAATTGTTTCACGTTCACATTTCGAACCATCACCTAGACGGACACGGTGGAGAGTGTCAGGTGTGGCTGGAAGAATTACAGTGTCTCTTGTTTTAATTGTGAGTGCTGTAAGTCCTGAAAGAAAGAGGGTTCCATGTTGGTACATTTTGATTCATTCATGTTTATAGTAAAATTCAAGTGTGATTTAAAATGTCTATGCAATGCTTTTTTGATGTTTCTATTACTCATTTTTACGTTCAGGGTTCAAGAATGATATTTTTGCCTGAAACTTAGTTCATAATTTCTATTGATGTTACAGGAACTAGTTTATTTG
It encodes:
- the clptm1 gene encoding putative lipid scramblase CLPTM1 — protein: MATQESEAAQEIVSNGEVSSNGTVATTDGEAVQTAETAQDPQEQQPPQQPPNAWQVIKGVLFRIFIIWAISSWFRRGPSTPDPSTPGGAPSVPSRNLFPKETLMDLYVYLSPDEVFTDFNNTEALFWFHRDLVYGDWNIGENGDGCYEQYKDMEIPEFLMQNGSIYMHVYFTKTGFHPDPKRKGQYRRLATVHSSRMLNKFKRRKFMKTKNLLTGETEADPEVIKRAESHGPVEIISHWHPNLTINMVDDHTAWVKGSVPPPLDQHVKFDAVSGDYYPIVYFNDYWNLQKDYYPINDTLTTLPLRLAYCPLSLWRWQLYAAQNARSPWNFLPDDTYEQSDEDQDSVKTALLETNPYLLGITIVVSIVHSIFEFLAFKNDIQFWNSRQSLEGLSVRSIIFGVFQSGVVLLYILDNETNFVVQVSVFIGLLIDLWKITKVMDVKLDRENKILGLIPRLQFNDKSTYVKSSTKIFDDMAFRYLSWLLYPIFGCYAVYSILYVEHKGWYSWVLSMLYGFLLTFGFITMTPQLFINYKMKSVAHLPWRMLTYKALNTFIDDLFAFVIKMPMMYRIGCLRDDVVFFIYLYQRWIYRVDPNRFNEFGTSGVKRKPGDPIETDPLAVMDATGDPAVTDDPAVTDDQAVTDDQAVTDDQAVTDTAPVAAVTDKPEGEKKND